From Streptomyces sp. NBC_00683, one genomic window encodes:
- a CDS encoding alpha-1,4-glucan--maltose-1-phosphate maltosyltransferase: protein MIGRIPVLDVRPLVDCGRRPAKAVAGETFQVSATVFREGHDAVAANVVLADPSGRPGPWTPMRELAPGTDRWGADVTPSAEGHWTYTVEAWSDPVTTWRGHAQIKIPAGIDTELVLAEGAELYERAAAGVPKRDGREAVLAAVDALRDTKRPVASRLAAALTPEVDEALGRHPLRELVTASRPMPLTVERRRALYGSWYELFPRSEGAGPEPAAPAKPARKPRATKASKAAASSAASGAAAASATSAAAKKRAVVKAELPPQPPRIISGTFRTAAERLPAVAAMGFDVVYLPPIHPIGTSHRKGPNNSLSPGADDPGVPWAIGSAEGGHDAVHPELGTLEDFDHFVETARTLRMEIALDFALQCSPDHPWVAEHPEWFHHRPDGSIAYAENPPKKYQDIYPIAFDKDLGGIVAETVRILRFWMDHGVRIFRVDNPHTKPVVFWEKVIADINRTDPDVIFLAEAFTRPAMMRTLAAVGFQQSYTYFTWRNSKQELTEYVQELSGESSSYMRPNFFVNTPDILPGYLQDGGRPAFEARAVLAATLSPSWGVYAGFELCENTPVHPGSEEYQDSEKYQLKVRDWESAEREGRSLAPLITSLNRIRRRHPALQQLRDVHFHSVDNEALIAYSKRCGSNIVLVVVNLDPHHTQEATVSLDMPHLGLDRHESVPVRDELTGATYHWGRTFYVRLEPGVTPAHVVVLRPSPPTGGSPTP from the coding sequence ATGATCGGTCGCATTCCCGTCCTGGACGTCCGTCCTCTCGTCGATTGCGGCAGACGGCCGGCCAAAGCCGTCGCAGGTGAGACCTTCCAGGTCAGCGCCACCGTCTTCCGTGAAGGCCATGACGCGGTGGCCGCCAACGTCGTCCTCGCCGATCCGAGCGGACGGCCCGGCCCCTGGACGCCGATGCGCGAGCTCGCTCCGGGCACGGACCGCTGGGGTGCCGATGTCACCCCGTCCGCCGAGGGCCACTGGACCTACACCGTCGAGGCGTGGAGCGATCCGGTCACCACCTGGCGTGGACATGCGCAGATCAAGATCCCCGCCGGCATCGACACCGAGCTGGTCCTCGCGGAGGGGGCCGAGCTGTACGAGCGGGCCGCCGCCGGCGTACCGAAGCGGGACGGGCGCGAGGCGGTTCTGGCCGCCGTCGACGCCCTGCGCGACACGAAGCGGCCGGTGGCCTCCCGGCTCGCCGCCGCACTCACCCCCGAGGTGGACGAGGCGCTCGGCCGTCATCCCCTGCGCGAGCTGGTCACCGCTTCCCGCCCGATGCCCCTGACCGTCGAACGCAGGCGCGCCCTGTACGGCTCCTGGTACGAGCTGTTCCCGCGGTCCGAGGGCGCGGGGCCGGAGCCGGCCGCCCCCGCGAAGCCCGCACGCAAGCCACGCGCCACGAAGGCCTCCAAGGCCGCCGCGAGCTCTGCGGCCTCCGGTGCCGCCGCGGCTTCCGCGACCTCTGCGGCCGCGAAGAAGCGCGCGGTGGTGAAGGCGGAGCTCCCTCCGCAGCCTCCCCGCATCATCAGCGGCACCTTCCGTACCGCCGCGGAGCGGCTTCCGGCCGTCGCCGCCATGGGGTTCGACGTCGTCTATCTCCCCCCGATCCACCCCATCGGCACCTCTCACCGCAAGGGCCCCAACAACAGCCTCTCCCCCGGGGCCGACGACCCGGGTGTGCCCTGGGCCATCGGTTCGGCCGAAGGCGGTCACGACGCCGTGCACCCCGAGCTCGGCACGCTCGAGGACTTCGACCACTTCGTCGAGACGGCCCGCACCCTTCGGATGGAGATCGCGCTGGACTTCGCCCTCCAGTGCTCCCCGGACCACCCCTGGGTGGCGGAGCACCCCGAGTGGTTCCACCACCGGCCCGACGGCTCCATCGCCTACGCCGAGAACCCGCCGAAGAAGTACCAGGACATCTATCCGATCGCCTTCGACAAGGACCTGGGCGGCATCGTCGCGGAGACCGTGCGCATCCTGCGCTTCTGGATGGACCACGGCGTACGGATCTTCCGCGTGGACAATCCGCACACCAAACCGGTCGTCTTCTGGGAGAAGGTGATCGCCGACATCAACCGCACCGACCCCGACGTGATCTTCCTGGCCGAGGCCTTCACCCGCCCCGCGATGATGCGCACGCTGGCCGCGGTGGGCTTCCAGCAGTCGTACACGTACTTCACCTGGCGTAACAGCAAGCAGGAACTCACCGAGTACGTCCAGGAGCTTTCGGGCGAAAGTTCCTCGTACATGCGGCCCAACTTCTTCGTGAACACCCCCGACATTCTTCCCGGTTACCTCCAGGACGGCGGCCGGCCGGCCTTCGAGGCGAGGGCCGTGCTCGCCGCGACCCTGTCCCCCTCCTGGGGCGTGTACGCGGGCTTCGAGCTGTGCGAGAACACCCCGGTGCATCCCGGGAGCGAGGAGTACCAGGACTCGGAGAAGTACCAACTCAAGGTCAGGGACTGGGAGTCGGCGGAACGTGAGGGCCGCTCGCTGGCACCCCTGATCACCTCCCTCAACCGCATCCGGCGTCGCCACCCGGCGCTCCAGCAACTGCGCGACGTGCACTTCCACTCCGTCGACAACGAGGCGCTGATCGCTTACAGCAAGCGCTGCGGTTCGAACATCGTTCTGGTGGTCGTCAACCTCGACCCTCACCACACCCAGGAGGCCACGGTCTCGTTGGACATGCCGCATCTCGGCCTCGACCGGCACGAGAGCGTGCCGGTGCGCGACGAGCTCACCGGCGCCACCTATCACTGGGGCAGGACTTTCTATGTGCGTCTGGAGCCGGGTGTGACACCCGCGCACGTCGTCGTCCTGCGACCGTCCCCGCCGACCGGAGGGTCACCCACGCCATGA
- the treS gene encoding maltose alpha-D-glucosyltransferase: MIVNEPVHDLFEDTPAKDRDPDWFKRAVFYEVLVRSFQDSNGDGVGDLKGLTAKLDYLQWLGVDCLWLPPFFKSPLRDGGYDVSDYTAVLPEFGDLADFVEFVDASHQRGMRVIIDFVMNHTSDQHDWFQQSRTDPDGPYGDYYVWADDDKQFPDARIIFVDTETSNWTFDPVRKQYYWHRFFSHQPDLNYENPAVQEEIISALRFWLDLGIDGFRVDAVPYLYQREGTNCENLPETHGFLKRVRKEIDANYPDTVLLAEANQWPEDVVDYFGDFPAGGDECHMAFHFPVMPRIFMAVRRESRYPVSEILAKTPAIPSGCQWGIFLRNHDELTLEMVTDEERDYMYAEYAKDPRMRANIGIRRRLAPLLDNDRNQIELFTALLLSLPGSPILYYGDEIGMGDNIWLGDRDAVRTPMQWTPDRNAGFSSSDPGRLYLPTIMDPVYGYQVTNVEAAMASPSSLLHWTRRMIEIRKQNPAFGLGSYSELPSSNPAVLAFTREYKDDLVLCVHNFSRFAQPTELDLRAFNGRHPVELIGGVRFPAVGQWPYLLTLAGHGFYWFRLRKEAPVG, encoded by the coding sequence ATGATCGTCAATGAGCCCGTCCACGACCTGTTCGAGGACACTCCCGCCAAGGACCGCGATCCCGACTGGTTCAAGCGCGCCGTCTTCTACGAGGTACTCGTCCGGTCCTTCCAGGACTCCAACGGCGACGGCGTCGGCGACCTCAAGGGTCTCACCGCCAAGCTGGACTACCTGCAGTGGCTCGGTGTCGACTGCCTCTGGCTGCCGCCGTTCTTCAAGTCACCGCTGCGCGACGGTGGTTACGACGTCTCCGACTACACCGCCGTACTGCCGGAGTTCGGCGACCTCGCCGACTTCGTGGAGTTCGTCGACGCCTCGCACCAGCGCGGCATGCGCGTGATCATCGACTTCGTCATGAACCACACGAGCGACCAGCACGACTGGTTCCAGCAGTCCCGCACGGACCCGGACGGACCGTACGGCGACTACTACGTCTGGGCCGACGACGACAAGCAGTTCCCGGACGCGCGGATCATCTTCGTCGACACCGAGACGTCCAACTGGACCTTCGACCCGGTGCGCAAGCAGTACTACTGGCACCGGTTCTTCTCGCACCAGCCCGATCTCAACTACGAGAACCCGGCCGTGCAGGAAGAGATCATCTCGGCTCTCCGCTTCTGGCTGGACCTCGGCATCGACGGCTTCCGCGTCGACGCGGTGCCCTACCTCTACCAGCGCGAGGGCACCAACTGCGAGAACCTCCCCGAGACCCACGGCTTCCTCAAGCGGGTCCGCAAGGAGATCGACGCCAACTACCCGGACACGGTCCTACTGGCCGAGGCCAACCAGTGGCCCGAGGACGTCGTCGACTACTTCGGCGACTTCCCGGCCGGCGGCGACGAGTGCCACATGGCGTTCCACTTCCCGGTCATGCCGCGGATCTTCATGGCCGTACGGCGCGAGAGCCGCTACCCGGTCTCGGAAATCCTGGCGAAGACCCCGGCGATCCCGTCCGGCTGCCAGTGGGGCATCTTCCTGCGCAACCACGACGAGCTGACGCTCGAGATGGTCACGGACGAAGAGCGCGACTACATGTACGCGGAGTACGCCAAGGATCCGCGGATGCGGGCCAACATCGGCATCCGCCGCCGCCTCGCGCCCCTCCTGGACAACGACCGCAACCAGATCGAGCTGTTCACGGCGCTGCTCCTGTCCCTGCCCGGCTCCCCGATCCTCTACTACGGGGACGAGATCGGGATGGGCGACAACATCTGGCTGGGCGACCGCGACGCCGTACGCACCCCGATGCAGTGGACGCCCGACCGCAACGCCGGCTTCTCCTCGAGCGACCCCGGGCGGCTCTACCTCCCCACGATCATGGACCCGGTCTACGGCTACCAGGTCACCAATGTCGAGGCGGCGATGGCCTCGCCCTCGTCGCTGCTGCACTGGACGCGGCGGATGATCGAGATCCGCAAGCAGAATCCTGCCTTCGGCCTCGGCTCGTACAGCGAACTGCCGTCGTCGAATCCCGCCGTGCTCGCCTTCACCCGCGAGTACAAGGACGACCTCGTGCTGTGCGTCCACAACTTCTCGCGGTTCGCGCAGCCCACGGAGCTCGATCTGCGGGCGTTCAACGGGCGTCATCCGGTGGAGCTGATCGGCGGGGTGCGCTTCCCGGCCGTGGGTCAGTGGCCCTACCTGCTGACTCTCGCGGGGCACGGTTTCTACTGGTTCCGGCTGCGGAAGGAAGCTCCGGTCGGCTGA